A genomic region of Armatimonadota bacterium contains the following coding sequences:
- the infA gene encoding translation initiation factor IF-1: protein MAKEEGIRVDGVVEEALPNAMFKVRLDNGHEVLAHISGKMRMHFIRILPGDRVQVELSPYDLTRGRITYRYK from the coding sequence ATGGCAAAAGAGGAAGGCATTCGGGTGGACGGAGTCGTAGAAGAGGCGCTCCCAAACGCTATGTTTAAGGTCAGGCTTGACAATGGTCATGAGGTACTTGCGCACATCTCTGGAAAGATGCGCATGCATTTTATAAGAATACTTCCAGGAGATAGAGTGCAAGTTGAGCTGTCGCCTTATGACCTTACCCGTGGCCGCATTACCTACCGCTATAAATGA